A single genomic interval of uncultured Desulfobulbus sp. harbors:
- a CDS encoding SGNH/GDSL hydrolase family protein, giving the protein MEMKRILVILVAAFCLTTAESNASSYSAVIVYGDSLSDNGNLYNASQQTVPPAPYYNGRRSNGPVAVEYLAQELGTGLIDFAWIGATTGIGNYADNGTTTDFGQHSLPGMTTTYDATKSFLSPYIATGLFVVWGGPNDFLAPSPYDVKDDGSTDWGAVILRAVTNELGIISDLVKNMGVKNILVPGMPDLGLTPYFQGIGQVAEASALSDAFNDLLRVSLPAGVIFFDTAALMQSVVSDPAAYGFTNVSDACFDGTTVCDNPTQYLFFDDFHPTTATHEILGKSFAAAVVPEPSTIVLFFTGLCGLARLQRRKLH; this is encoded by the coding sequence ATGGAAATGAAACGCATTCTTGTTATTCTGGTTGCGGCGTTCTGCCTGACGACGGCAGAAAGTAACGCCTCTTCGTACAGTGCCGTCATTGTTTACGGTGACAGTCTCTCCGACAACGGGAACCTCTATAACGCTAGCCAACAGACCGTACCTCCTGCCCCGTATTACAACGGTCGTCGATCAAATGGTCCGGTTGCGGTGGAATACCTTGCGCAGGAGCTCGGTACCGGGTTGATTGATTTTGCATGGATCGGAGCGACAACCGGTATCGGCAACTACGCCGACAATGGGACAACGACCGACTTCGGCCAGCATTCCCTGCCGGGCATGACAACCACTTACGATGCAACGAAAAGCTTTCTCAGTCCCTATATTGCAACCGGGCTTTTCGTCGTCTGGGGTGGGCCTAATGATTTTCTCGCACCATCTCCGTATGATGTTAAGGATGATGGGAGTACTGATTGGGGAGCTGTCATATTGAGAGCTGTGACCAATGAGCTGGGTATAATTAGCGATTTGGTCAAAAATATGGGCGTGAAGAATATTCTCGTGCCAGGAATGCCTGACCTTGGGCTCACACCCTATTTTCAGGGGATTGGCCAAGTAGCAGAGGCCTCGGCCCTCTCAGATGCATTCAACGATCTCCTCCGTGTGAGTCTCCCTGCTGGAGTCATTTTTTTCGATACTGCAGCACTGATGCAATCCGTCGTGAGCGATCCTGCCGCGTACGGATTCACAAACGTGAGCGACGCCTGTTTTGATGGTACGACTGTTTGTGACAATCCCACCCAATACCTTTTCTTTGATGACTTCCACCCGACTACCGCAACCCACGAGATATTGGGCAAAAGTTTTGCCGCCGCGGTTGTTCCTGAGCCCTCAACAATCGTTCTCTTTTTCACAGGACTGTGCGGCTTGGCGAGGTTGCAGCGACGGAAACTCCATTGA
- a CDS encoding UbiA family prenyltransferase, with protein sequence MDNVQSSRFAARMRIYFDEMYPIPQRLFFAAIFSISFLSFLAAIHNLPSPLFTPYTLVAIWAVFSFMLILRLMDELKDREIDRQLFAQRPLPSGRVRESDIVTSLTSVILLFLLAHLWIPRVLWITLILLGYSLLMFKYFFIPLILCKYLLLNLLTHNPVTAILLTYLVVLFATEQGVPLSRLDWPHIMILILMYWSVLFAWEISRKIRAPEEETAYVTYSQILGPRGAVALVLGAQTVAFILGMYFYRTLPLSWVFPLILTSGYVRIVLAYLRFLAHPSSTTSKLRPVAEQYGICLFAAQILSAILPL encoded by the coding sequence ATGGATAACGTTCAGTCGAGCAGGTTTGCTGCACGAATGCGGATCTATTTTGACGAAATGTATCCCATCCCCCAAAGGCTGTTCTTTGCCGCGATTTTTTCCATCAGCTTTCTCTCCTTTTTGGCCGCCATTCATAACCTTCCCTCTCCCCTGTTCACGCCGTACACTCTGGTTGCCATCTGGGCGGTCTTTTCCTTCATGCTGATCCTCCGTCTCATGGACGAGTTGAAGGATCGGGAGATCGATCGACAGTTGTTCGCCCAGCGTCCCCTCCCTTCGGGTCGAGTTCGGGAGAGCGACATCGTGACGAGCCTGACGTCTGTGATCCTGCTGTTCCTCCTGGCGCACCTGTGGATTCCTCGGGTCTTGTGGATCACCTTGATCCTGCTGGGATATTCTTTATTGATGTTCAAATATTTCTTTATCCCACTGATTCTCTGCAAATATTTACTGCTCAACCTCCTGACCCACAACCCGGTCACCGCTATTCTCTTAACCTATCTCGTGGTTCTCTTTGCCACGGAGCAGGGGGTGCCTCTGTCCCGTCTTGACTGGCCCCACATCATGATCCTGATCCTCATGTACTGGTCGGTTCTGTTCGCCTGGGAAATCTCCCGAAAAATCAGAGCGCCCGAGGAGGAAACCGCCTACGTGACCTACTCGCAAATTCTCGGCCCCAGGGGAGCCGTTGCCCTGGTCTTGGGGGCGCAGACGGTTGCATTCATCCTCGGCATGTACTTCTACAGGACTTTGCCCCTTTCATGGGTGTTCCCCCTGATCTTAACCTCGGGGTACGTCAGAATCGTTCTTGCCTACCTCAGGTTTCTCGCGCACCCAAGCTCCACCACGTCGAAATTGCGACCTGTTGCGGAACAATACGGCATCTGCCTGTTCGCGGCGCAAATCCTGTCAGCCATTCTACCTCTGTAG
- a CDS encoding PEP/pyruvate-binding domain-containing protein, producing the protein MTSSLLLHTTPLDSISHRQAGGKGWNLFRLKAGQFPVPPWLIIGSTMFDTLVAPHRETIATLLQGLDCTDSAAIKEISVQIGSRIMGLAFPASLSNGLDEALSTLFGGHASFSVRSSIVGEDSAEHSYAGQMDSFLNIPKSAVEEAVKKVWASAFSVRALVYRQRAQIGFDGISAAVIVQEMIVPYASGVLFSHDPRSGESRCVIAAGFGVGEGVVANKVETDTYTVSRDLVIVCRDIPLKERQMVFAESGGVRAEPLPPERQRRQILSEEQIRELAMIGARGAQYFGSPQDMEWAFDAQGRLFVLQSRPIVFRQHSSAKGKTVRVWDNANIVEGYPGITLPLTFSFIRNCYEHLLRNATLGFLLRKKDIGKDLGIFTSMVGLLNGRIYYNLPHWYKMMSYLPGYEQYRKSWDEMIGIQEGLACPAAELSSINRCYGWGMAIFRLLTLRRNAEVFSRLFDRFYQKYGDLDFAAADVDDLMATYETMERELLQHWHLTLYNDYSAIKYYDWLKRLSERWGLVSEPNLYNDLLCGEEGVESVAVVHALMRIAEMFQADSRLKDLLTQKDDREMWEYLSGEDAPLQVQEALKVYLQRYGDRAAEELKLEKSSYRDDPAALVGLIRNYVSLGLSVDRMSTENRQIRNAAERKIRHPLASPWKRLVFGFVLANTRSAIANRENMRFRRSRIFGLARRLFLRMGQLWCEQGILHDAQDIFYLTVEDIFGFCRGTSVNHQPMRLVEIRRSEYERFAHIAVVDRFRTEGIPTLSAVHGLETWPHTSNTLQGVGCVSGIASGTARVIHSPAEQAAGDGDFILVTKSTDPGWVFLMVMSKGLVVEKGSLLSHTAIIGRELGIPTIVGVKDATRQIPDGARIIIDGGTGEIRWLL; encoded by the coding sequence ATGACCTCTTCCCTTCTGCTGCATACGACACCGCTGGATTCCATCTCCCACCGTCAGGCAGGTGGCAAGGGTTGGAACCTGTTTCGACTGAAGGCCGGCCAGTTTCCCGTTCCGCCATGGCTGATCATCGGCAGCACCATGTTCGACACGCTGGTTGCCCCGCACCGGGAGACCATCGCCACCCTCCTGCAGGGTCTTGATTGTACCGACAGCGCAGCCATCAAGGAGATCTCCGTCCAAATCGGATCCCGAATCATGGGGCTTGCGTTCCCCGCCTCGCTCAGCAATGGGCTTGATGAAGCGCTCTCCACCCTGTTTGGCGGGCATGCCTCTTTTTCGGTGCGCTCATCTATTGTTGGGGAGGACTCTGCCGAGCACTCCTATGCCGGGCAGATGGATTCGTTTCTCAATATCCCCAAGAGCGCGGTGGAAGAGGCGGTCAAAAAGGTGTGGGCCTCGGCCTTTTCGGTGCGGGCCCTGGTCTACCGGCAACGCGCCCAGATCGGCTTCGACGGCATTTCGGCAGCGGTGATCGTCCAGGAGATGATCGTCCCCTATGCCTCCGGCGTCCTGTTTTCCCACGATCCACGCTCCGGTGAGTCGCGCTGCGTCATAGCCGCCGGATTTGGCGTCGGCGAGGGGGTGGTCGCCAACAAGGTCGAAACCGACACCTACACCGTCAGCAGGGATCTCGTTATTGTCTGCAGAGATATACCGCTAAAAGAGCGACAAATGGTTTTTGCCGAATCGGGCGGGGTGCGGGCTGAGCCTCTGCCCCCTGAACGGCAGCGGCGGCAGATTCTCTCCGAAGAACAGATCCGGGAGCTGGCAATGATCGGCGCTAGGGGAGCGCAGTATTTTGGCAGCCCCCAGGACATGGAGTGGGCCTTTGATGCGCAGGGCCGACTCTTTGTCCTTCAGTCGCGTCCCATCGTTTTTCGCCAGCACTCTTCAGCAAAGGGGAAGACGGTGCGTGTCTGGGACAACGCCAACATCGTCGAAGGCTATCCCGGCATCACCCTGCCCCTCACCTTCAGCTTCATCCGGAACTGCTACGAACACCTCTTGCGCAACGCAACCCTCGGCTTTCTCCTCCGCAAGAAGGATATCGGCAAGGATCTTGGCATCTTCACCAGCATGGTGGGGCTGTTGAACGGCCGCATCTATTACAATCTCCCCCACTGGTACAAGATGATGTCGTATCTGCCGGGATACGAGCAATACCGGAAATCCTGGGACGAGATGATCGGCATCCAAGAGGGACTTGCGTGTCCTGCCGCCGAGCTCTCATCCATCAATCGCTGCTACGGTTGGGGAATGGCAATTTTCCGGCTGCTGACGCTCAGGCGAAACGCAGAAGTTTTTTCCAGGTTGTTTGACCGTTTCTACCAGAAATATGGCGATCTGGACTTCGCTGCCGCTGACGTGGACGACCTGATGGCGACCTACGAGACCATGGAAAGGGAACTCCTGCAACACTGGCATCTCACCCTGTACAACGATTACAGCGCCATCAAATACTATGACTGGCTAAAACGCCTCAGTGAGCGCTGGGGACTGGTTTCTGAACCCAACCTGTACAACGATCTCCTGTGCGGGGAAGAGGGGGTGGAGAGTGTCGCGGTGGTGCATGCCCTCATGCGAATAGCCGAGATGTTCCAGGCGGATTCCAGGCTCAAGGATTTGCTCACCCAAAAAGACGACCGGGAAATGTGGGAATACCTCAGTGGCGAGGACGCGCCATTGCAGGTGCAGGAGGCATTGAAGGTATATCTGCAACGCTACGGGGACCGAGCCGCGGAAGAACTGAAGCTGGAGAAGTCGAGTTATCGCGACGATCCTGCGGCGCTGGTTGGCCTGATCCGGAACTACGTTTCCCTGGGATTGAGCGTGGACAGGATGAGCACGGAAAATAGACAGATACGGAACGCTGCGGAGCGAAAGATCCGGCATCCGCTGGCATCCCCATGGAAACGCCTGGTGTTCGGCTTTGTCCTCGCTAACACCCGGAGCGCCATCGCCAACCGCGAGAATATGCGCTTTCGCCGCAGCCGCATCTTTGGCCTGGCCCGGCGGCTGTTCCTCCGTATGGGGCAACTCTGGTGCGAGCAAGGAATTCTGCACGATGCCCAGGATATCTTCTACCTGACCGTTGAGGATATTTTCGGGTTTTGCCGTGGGACCTCAGTCAATCACCAGCCCATGCGTCTGGTGGAAATCCGCAGGTCCGAATATGAACGATTTGCGCACATTGCGGTCGTTGACCGTTTCAGGACCGAAGGCATCCCCACCCTCAGTGCGGTGCATGGACTGGAGACTTGGCCCCATACCTCCAATACCTTGCAGGGGGTGGGATGTGTTTCGGGAATCGCCTCCGGGACTGCGAGGGTCATCCATTCCCCGGCCGAACAGGCCGCTGGTGATGGCGATTTCATTCTGGTGACCAAATCAACCGATCCGGGCTGGGTCTTTCTCATGGTGATGTCCAAGGGCTTGGTGGTCGAAAAGGGCAGCCTCCTCTCCCATACGGCCATTATCGGCAGGGAACTGGGCATCCCAACCATTGTCGGCGTCAAGGATGCGACACGGCAGATCCCCGATGGCGCCCGCATCATCATCGACGGTGGAACAGGAGAGATTCGTTGGCTCTTGTAG
- a CDS encoding phosphatidylserine decarboxylase produces the protein MKLLPAIRYYDRYRQRVEQEQVYADSLLAWAYNTRCGRWILALVLKQPCFSRLYGWYCRQPMSRRMIRPFVKKMHVDTTEITRPLASYGSFHAFFTREIDLGKRPVHPEGRVCIAPTDGKVLAYSHVRAGTTFRVKRSAFNLESFLADSGLARDYNGGSMMIGRLCFREYHHFHFPDSGVPGAAVSIPGFLHAGGPYAEHGLVPFYAENHRVRTPFEADHFGPMLLVEIGAMAVGSIHQLYRPGTRVGKGERKGFFAPGGSTVVLLFKKGVIDFDEDLLANTERGLETSIRMGDSIGRQGRCKDVP, from the coding sequence ATGAAGCTCTTACCTGCGATCCGCTATTACGATCGATACCGTCAAAGGGTGGAACAGGAGCAGGTCTATGCGGATTCCCTGCTCGCCTGGGCCTACAACACCCGCTGCGGACGCTGGATCCTGGCCCTCGTCCTGAAGCAGCCCTGCTTTTCCCGGTTGTACGGCTGGTACTGCAGGCAACCGATGAGCCGGCGGATGATTCGACCCTTTGTGAAAAAGATGCATGTCGATACCACGGAGATCACCCGTCCATTGGCGAGCTATGGCAGTTTTCACGCCTTTTTCACCCGTGAGATCGACCTCGGCAAACGCCCCGTGCACCCTGAAGGCCGGGTGTGCATCGCACCGACCGATGGCAAGGTGCTGGCCTATTCCCATGTCCGGGCAGGCACGACCTTCCGGGTCAAGCGCAGTGCGTTCAACCTGGAGAGCTTTCTCGCCGACAGCGGTCTGGCCAGGGACTACAACGGCGGATCAATGATGATCGGCCGCCTCTGTTTTCGGGAGTATCACCACTTCCACTTTCCCGACTCCGGTGTTCCCGGCGCAGCAGTCTCCATTCCCGGATTCTTGCACGCCGGTGGTCCGTATGCCGAACATGGCCTGGTCCCCTTCTATGCGGAAAATCATCGGGTCAGGACACCCTTTGAGGCCGATCATTTCGGACCAATGCTGCTGGTCGAGATCGGCGCCATGGCCGTGGGATCGATCCACCAACTCTATCGACCAGGGACAAGGGTCGGCAAGGGGGAGCGAAAGGGATTCTTTGCGCCGGGCGGCTCCACCGTGGTCTTGCTCTTCAAGAAAGGCGTCATTGATTTTGACGAGGATCTTCTGGCAAACACCGAACGCGGCCTGGAAACCTCCATTCGCATGGGCGACTCCATTGGGCGACAAGGCAGATGCAAGGATGTGCCCTGA
- a CDS encoding hydroxymethylglutaryl-CoA reductase, producing MTTPFKKIEALAELLLHNRTVEELRQVLIPDPARPYSHFPNFAGCGRDELIHRWHWLTEKGGDIPPSLYAGEDLEVYHANIEHCIGTVKIPVGIAGPVRVNGCFAKGDYLLPLATTEAALVASFHRGAVVLSKVGGCSTALLTEGVTRSPGFAFDSLIEMLIFSHWVLSHRPELQEAANRTTGHGRLEDIRFAAQGNLLYLLCEYSTGDAAGQNMATIATQALCEHLVDNAPVKPKYWLVEANASGDKKASAQSFMSVRGKKVTAEALIPGHVVERFLHTTTDRMVEAWRMSALGGVMTGTIGIQGHYANGLAALFIACGQDAACVAEAAVGVTRFEKRPDGALYVSATLPNLIVGTIGGGTKLPSQRAALEIMGLAGSGHARAFAEVCAAAALAGEVSIGGSMAAGDFTRAHVDLARKR from the coding sequence ATGACGACGCCATTCAAAAAGATCGAAGCGTTGGCGGAGCTGCTGTTGCACAACCGGACAGTCGAGGAGTTGCGGCAGGTCTTAATACCCGACCCTGCCCGCCCCTATTCTCACTTCCCCAATTTCGCCGGATGCGGTCGGGACGAGCTCATCCATCGGTGGCATTGGCTCACCGAGAAGGGGGGCGACATTCCTCCCTCCCTGTATGCTGGTGAGGATCTGGAGGTCTACCATGCCAATATCGAGCATTGCATCGGCACCGTGAAAATCCCGGTGGGCATCGCCGGACCGGTGCGGGTCAACGGCTGTTTCGCCAAGGGTGATTATCTGCTGCCCCTGGCGACCACCGAGGCCGCACTGGTCGCCAGCTTTCACCGGGGCGCGGTGGTCCTGTCCAAAGTCGGGGGATGCTCGACAGCCCTTTTGACCGAGGGCGTCACCCGTTCGCCAGGCTTTGCCTTTGATTCGCTGATCGAAATGCTCATCTTTTCTCACTGGGTGCTCAGCCACCGGCCCGAGTTGCAGGAAGCCGCCAACCGGACCACAGGGCATGGCCGCCTGGAAGACATCAGGTTTGCCGCCCAGGGCAACCTTCTCTATCTCCTCTGCGAATACTCCACGGGCGATGCCGCCGGTCAAAATATGGCCACCATCGCCACCCAGGCCCTGTGCGAACATCTGGTGGACAACGCTCCGGTGAAGCCCAAATACTGGTTGGTGGAGGCCAATGCCTCCGGCGACAAAAAGGCCTCGGCCCAGTCCTTCATGTCCGTTCGCGGCAAAAAGGTGACTGCCGAGGCCCTCATCCCCGGCCACGTGGTGGAGCGGTTCCTGCACACGACAACCGACAGGATGGTCGAGGCCTGGCGGATGTCGGCCTTGGGCGGGGTGATGACGGGAACCATCGGTATCCAAGGACATTATGCCAATGGCCTGGCTGCCCTGTTCATTGCCTGCGGCCAGGATGCCGCCTGTGTCGCGGAGGCGGCGGTGGGGGTCACCCGGTTTGAAAAACGGCCCGACGGCGCCCTCTATGTTTCCGCCACCCTGCCCAATCTGATCGTCGGCACCATCGGCGGCGGGACGAAATTGCCGAGTCAACGGGCTGCCCTGGAGATCATGGGGTTGGCCGGCAGCGGGCATGCCAGGGCCTTTGCCGAGGTATGCGCCGCTGCGGCCCTGGCTGGCGAGGTTTCCATCGGTGGTTCCATGGCCGCGGGAGATTTCACCAGGGCACATGTCGACCTGGCCCGCAAACGATAA
- a CDS encoding DUF3419 family protein has product MMETEITGKVAFDTIRYAQCWEDADILLEGLDIQKGDVCLGIASAGDNCLSMLTRHPAIVIAVDINPAQLACLELRVAAYKCLHHHELLELIGSRPSEQRMQLFERCAPALPEKTAAFWRERKPLIEQGIGGAGRFEHYLRLARRSVLPLIHSRTRIDQLFQVKGQQECRLFYDQRWDNWRWRLLFKFFFSRWLMGRLGRDPSFFAYVEGSVADRILSRTRHALRESNPGENPYLHWILTGTHGEALPHALRPEHFAVIRDNIDRLECRLASLESTLEIEGKKGLDRLNLSDIFEYMSEKGANKVLENVVRATRGNGRLAYWNMLVPRSCPAEWNERVRRLRELGDRLHQIDKTFFYTIFVVEEVL; this is encoded by the coding sequence ATGATGGAGACCGAAATTACCGGCAAGGTTGCCTTCGATACAATCCGTTATGCCCAGTGCTGGGAAGACGCGGATATTTTGCTGGAGGGGTTGGATATTCAAAAAGGAGACGTCTGCCTGGGGATTGCCTCGGCCGGTGACAACTGCCTCTCCATGCTCACCCGTCATCCCGCGATAGTGATCGCGGTGGATATCAACCCGGCCCAATTGGCCTGCCTGGAACTGCGGGTGGCCGCGTACAAATGTCTGCACCATCACGAACTGCTCGAACTGATCGGCTCCCGTCCCAGTGAACAACGGATGCAACTTTTTGAGCGGTGCGCTCCTGCTTTGCCCGAGAAAACCGCGGCCTTTTGGCGGGAGCGCAAGCCGTTGATCGAACAGGGAATTGGTGGCGCAGGCAGGTTTGAGCACTACCTGCGTCTTGCCCGTCGCTCTGTACTGCCCCTGATTCACTCTCGCACCAGGATCGACCAGCTATTCCAGGTCAAAGGACAACAGGAATGCCGGCTATTTTACGATCAGCGTTGGGACAACTGGCGCTGGCGCTTGTTGTTCAAGTTCTTTTTCAGCCGCTGGCTCATGGGGAGACTGGGGCGGGACCCCTCGTTTTTTGCCTATGTGGAGGGTTCCGTGGCGGATCGGATTTTATCGCGAACGCGGCATGCCCTCCGGGAATCGAATCCGGGAGAGAACCCCTACCTGCATTGGATTTTGACCGGAACCCATGGCGAGGCCCTGCCGCATGCCCTGAGACCTGAACATTTTGCCGTGATCCGGGACAACATCGATCGACTGGAATGCCGTTTGGCATCGCTTGAAAGCACACTGGAAATCGAGGGGAAAAAGGGCCTGGACAGACTAAATCTCAGCGATATTTTTGAATATATGTCAGAGAAAGGTGCCAACAAGGTCCTGGAAAACGTCGTGAGGGCAACGCGCGGCAATGGTCGCCTGGCCTATTGGAACATGCTGGTGCCCAGGAGTTGTCCGGCGGAGTGGAACGAACGGGTACGGCGGCTGCGGGAGCTAGGGGATCGTTTGCATCAGATTGACAAGACTTTTTTTTACACCATCTTTGTGGTCGAAGAGGTGCTATGA
- a CDS encoding amidase translates to MENIVFKQATEIIKMVREKQCSCVDLLEAHLRQVGKYNNKINAIVTLDRERARLQAKEADLAISSGRELGPLHGLPITVKDNYDTEGLTTSKGSSRFMNYIPKKDATVVARLRQAGALVYGKTNLPFLGLDWQCKHPHFGRTNNPWNVSYTSGGSSGGAAAALASGFTSLEFGNDVAGSLRVPAHFCGVCAIRPTEKSVSDRGVSHAPGYPRCIRNLVMNGPMARCVQDLQLALSLIWGPDEHQWQIPPIAFDYAKPVHGLADLKVGWTAELGNIPVNADVKEAIVDLVGKLKKAGCQVTHDAPQTIDFQEAVEMWGHIFGFEFVSHGDPKIRLLTWIFSLGLMRSIYGTGEFAKGFAAGLRMNSKRYFTALSCREKIVALTEAFFSKYDVWLCPVSSTTAFPHQRMGKPLNVDGKKVSYSMAMGMYNCTSALAGNPVVVLPIGRSEEGLPIGVQMQAKRWDDFRLLSIAEHIEKIAGGFQQPPKFNGLSDERA, encoded by the coding sequence ATGGAAAATATTGTTTTCAAGCAAGCAACAGAAATCATAAAGATGGTCAGGGAAAAGCAATGTTCATGTGTCGACCTGTTGGAGGCGCATTTACGGCAGGTTGGAAAATATAATAACAAAATCAATGCAATTGTAACACTGGATAGGGAACGAGCGAGATTGCAGGCCAAAGAGGCAGACCTGGCAATTTCTTCTGGGAGAGAATTAGGTCCATTGCATGGACTCCCCATAACCGTCAAGGACAATTACGACACAGAAGGGCTCACTACGAGTAAAGGGAGCTCACGATTTATGAACTATATACCCAAGAAGGATGCAACAGTCGTTGCAAGGCTTCGGCAAGCCGGGGCTCTTGTTTATGGGAAGACAAATTTGCCCTTTCTTGGGTTGGATTGGCAATGCAAACATCCTCACTTTGGTCGAACGAACAATCCTTGGAATGTAAGCTATACCTCCGGTGGAAGCTCAGGCGGTGCTGCCGCTGCCCTCGCTTCCGGATTCACCTCTCTTGAATTTGGCAACGATGTGGCCGGATCGCTCCGTGTCCCCGCGCATTTTTGTGGTGTCTGTGCCATTCGGCCAACAGAAAAGAGTGTTTCCGATAGAGGTGTTTCGCATGCACCTGGATATCCGCGATGTATTCGCAATCTTGTGATGAATGGCCCCATGGCGCGATGTGTTCAAGATCTCCAATTGGCCCTTTCGTTGATATGGGGGCCGGATGAGCACCAGTGGCAGATTCCTCCCATCGCTTTCGATTATGCAAAGCCAGTGCACGGCTTGGCGGATCTTAAAGTGGGCTGGACCGCTGAACTTGGAAACATTCCGGTCAACGCAGATGTGAAGGAGGCCATTGTCGATTTGGTTGGAAAGTTAAAAAAAGCTGGCTGTCAGGTGACCCATGACGCACCTCAAACAATTGATTTTCAAGAGGCGGTGGAAATGTGGGGCCATATATTTGGTTTTGAATTCGTCTCACATGGAGACCCGAAAATACGGTTGCTGACGTGGATATTCAGCCTGGGGTTGATGCGATCGATATATGGCACGGGAGAATTTGCAAAAGGATTTGCGGCTGGCTTGAGAATGAATTCAAAAAGATACTTTACGGCCTTGTCCTGCAGAGAAAAAATTGTTGCACTGACAGAGGCCTTTTTCTCAAAGTATGATGTTTGGCTCTGTCCAGTCTCCTCGACCACGGCATTTCCTCACCAGAGGATGGGGAAGCCGCTCAACGTCGATGGCAAAAAAGTATCGTATTCCATGGCCATGGGCATGTACAACTGTACCTCTGCCTTGGCCGGAAATCCGGTTGTGGTTTTGCCTATCGGGAGATCTGAAGAGGGGCTTCCCATCGGAGTGCAAATGCAGGCAAAACGATGGGATGATTTCCGTTTGCTCAGCATAGCTGAGCATATTGAAAAAATTGCGGGGGGATTTCAACAACCGCCAAAATTTAATGGCCTCAGTGATGAGAGAGCCTGA
- a CDS encoding IS66 family transposase: protein MTIDNINVEETIQRVTSLIAAEQDLSPALKSSLEVLLLLVSLLLNRLGLNSKNSSKPPSTDPFRTKKPRSASGRKPGGQPGHAGTTLRPVSDPDIIKEIVIDRSLLPPGRYRSSGHEARQVIDLDITTLVTEWRAEIVVDEQGRRHVAPFPEGITRPVQYGIGVKVNAVYMSQFQMVPYNRIEDHFLEQMGIPVSSGSIVNFNRDAFDRLTFFEQWVQKALQQEDLLHVDETGINIGGKRCWLHNVSSLGLSHFAPHAKRGGEAIESIGILPGFHGILCHDHWKPYFHYGRVHALCNAHHLRELERAWEQDGQQWAQQLSLLLKEANEMVHGAGGCLDSATAEQYRVRYRELLQQAELECPAPAPKLNNGKRGRIAKSKSRNLLERLQSFENDVLRFLDDPLVPFTNNQAENDLRMIKVQQKVSGCFRSMEGAETFCRIRSYITTCRKQGITASKALRLLFQGRWPDFMSTLVVSVCAE, encoded by the coding sequence GTGACAATCGATAACATCAATGTAGAAGAGACAATCCAGCGGGTTACCAGCTTGATAGCCGCTGAGCAGGATCTTTCACCGGCGCTGAAAAGCAGCCTGGAAGTTCTGTTGCTCTTGGTTTCATTGTTGTTGAATCGCCTTGGTCTCAATAGCAAAAACAGTAGCAAGCCGCCGTCGACCGATCCTTTCCGCACTAAAAAACCTCGTTCTGCGAGTGGTCGCAAACCCGGCGGTCAGCCTGGTCATGCCGGAACGACACTGAGACCTGTCAGTGATCCCGATATCATCAAGGAGATTGTTATCGATCGCAGCCTGCTTCCCCCTGGGCGCTATCGCAGCAGCGGCCACGAGGCACGCCAGGTCATTGACCTGGACATCACCACCCTGGTGACCGAATGGCGTGCCGAGATCGTGGTGGATGAACAGGGCAGACGTCATGTCGCACCGTTTCCGGAAGGGATCACCAGGCCGGTACAGTATGGCATCGGCGTGAAGGTCAATGCTGTGTATATGTCGCAGTTCCAGATGGTGCCATATAATCGGATCGAGGACCACTTCCTGGAGCAGATGGGTATTCCGGTCAGTAGCGGTTCCATTGTCAATTTCAACCGTGACGCCTTTGATCGTCTGACCTTCTTCGAGCAGTGGGTGCAAAAGGCGTTGCAACAAGAGGACTTGCTTCATGTCGACGAGACAGGGATCAACATCGGTGGCAAACGATGCTGGCTGCATAATGTTTCCAGTCTTGGGTTAAGCCATTTCGCTCCCCATGCAAAACGGGGCGGTGAGGCAATAGAGTCCATCGGTATCCTCCCAGGTTTCCACGGGATACTCTGCCACGATCATTGGAAACCCTATTTCCATTACGGCCGGGTTCATGCCTTGTGCAATGCGCACCATTTGCGTGAACTGGAACGGGCCTGGGAGCAAGATGGTCAACAATGGGCCCAGCAGCTCAGCCTGCTGCTCAAGGAGGCCAATGAGATGGTCCATGGCGCTGGCGGATGTCTCGATTCCGCCACGGCAGAGCAGTACAGGGTGCGATATCGAGAACTCTTGCAACAAGCCGAACTGGAATGCCCGGCACCGGCCCCTAAGCTCAACAACGGAAAACGGGGACGAATAGCCAAATCGAAATCCAGAAACCTGCTGGAGCGATTACAGAGCTTTGAAAACGACGTTCTTCGGTTCTTGGACGATCCGCTGGTGCCTTTCACCAATAACCAGGCAGAAAATGACCTGCGGATGATCAAGGTGCAGCAGAAGGTGTCAGGGTGCTTCCGTTCAATGGAAGGTGCAGAGACTTTCTGCCGTATCCGTAGCTACATCACGACCTGTAGAAAACAAGGCATTACTGCGTCCAAAGCACTGCGCTTACTCTTCCAGGGCAGATGGCCCGATTTTATGAGTACGCTTGTGGTTTCGGTTTGTGCTGAATAG